Proteins encoded in a region of the Nitrospirae bacterium CG2_30_53_67 genome:
- a CDS encoding sulfurtransferase TusE (transfers sulfur from TusBCD complex to MnmA; involved in thiouridation of U34 position of some tRNAs) has translation MSSIEVGGKKIELDEDGFLKNMDDWSKDVALALAKTESVDMTEAHWEVVNFLRDYYQEYKIAPMIRILTKAIGKALGKEKGNTKYLYELYPAGPAKQACKISGLPKPTGCV, from the coding sequence ATGAGCAGCATTGAAGTCGGCGGCAAGAAAATTGAATTGGATGAGGATGGCTTTCTTAAAAATATGGATGACTGGAGCAAGGACGTGGCCTTGGCGCTTGCAAAGACCGAAAGCGTCGATATGACGGAAGCGCATTGGGAGGTGGTGAACTTTCTCAGGGATTATTACCAGGAATACAAGATCGCCCCGATGATCCGGATCCTGACCAAGGCCATCGGGAAGGCCCTCGGCAAGGAGAAGGGGAATACCAAGTATCTCTATGAACTTTATCCCGCCGGGCCGGCCAAACAGGCTTGTAAGATTTCCGGTTTGCCCAAGCCCACGGGCTGCGTATAA